Part of the Pelmatolapia mariae isolate MD_Pm_ZW linkage group LG3_W, Pm_UMD_F_2, whole genome shotgun sequence genome is shown below.
tatattcttagcagcatgcacagcgtggttcagactgataacaccaccaaaaggaagccaaacactgttgccctttacaacaccacaaagtgtggcgtggatgtgatggaccagatggtgcgggagtacacggtcagcagaggaacacggcgctggccagttgccgtgttctataacatgattgacatagcagcactgaatgcacatgtgctgtatcaagcatgcaccgggactcaggaaagacgggtggacttcctggtggagtttgcaagagagttggctaactctcatatggctaggaagaaggcaagaaaagaacagttgcttcggacacaaccctccacacctagccctggaaaaagagccacgtgtcaggtcaaacacaaatgcaagaacaatcatgccactatgcgatgtgttcactgctacagatacacatgtggtacatgcagactacagataccatagcagtgccaggattgtgagtgattgctgaaaatgttgaaatgtactcactcactttttattgttatttgtaaatatgtgtacaaatggttgtttttttatttttgtttttttgtactgttttatcaataaatctcagcaacaaaggaaatacacccatgtgtgttgatttctccctaaggcaaactgaaacacaagtttccttgtggctcaggaaactaaccactccaagtggttcagcatggccccaccttatttacataacaaaagcagctgttcacaggtgattaaggatattagctaaaagcctaccagccatttggctcgacggtgggttttataggtagaaaagccaaatggctcttctctgggacttctagtgttaaagaTCAGTTTGCAGGTTTTGTCTAAATGGTCAGTCTTGACATTTTTAGATCTAGCATTCAAACTGCGGAAGCTGGGTCACGTATGAttggtatttttgttttaacaccATAGacactgtttatattttttgcagtgcggccaaagagaaaaaaagatacTCTGGTGTCAAAACTTGATCTTTTTCAGTACCACTGAAAAGAGGAAGTTTAGATTCGCAACAACAGTATTTCGATGAAAAGAAGagacagtgtttgtgtgttagcttcattaaataataaactagaaatacaaaaaagaggCTAATGAAAAGCATCTATACCTGGTTCAAAGTCTCTGTGGTGCAGACAGACCTGCAGACCTGGTGCAGACCTGATCTTTGTCAGTACAAGTTTAGATTGGCAACAATAGTGTTTAAAGGAAAGATGAGACAGAGTTTGTGTTGTAGCTCGATTAAATATTGatctaaaaatagaaaaacagaggCTAATGAAAAGCATCTATACCTGGTTCAAAGTCTCTGTGGTGCAGACAGAGTCTCCAGCCCTGTTGACCCTCCAGCTTCGAAAGCAACTCTCTGCAGACCCAAGCTTCATCATGAACATTGTAGGAGACAAAGGCACCATAGCTGTGACGAATACCTTTCTTTGTCCTCTTAATATCGTAGAGGAAGGCCAGGAAGAGGTAGTAAGCATAGGTGAGGTGTGACCTCAGGAAGTGGTAGATGAAAGATGCAAGGAGAGTAAGCACAACTAGACTAGAGCTAAAAAGGAAGCAGAGCAAGGCAGCATCTATCCGACAGGAGTCAAAACCAAAGTCCAGGAATTTGTTTCCCCGTTGgctaacaggaaacacacaagtATACTGATGTGCATTAACAACCTGTGTCTGTTTGCTGCTTTGAATCCACTGGATAAGACCGTAATTAGAACATTCACATGTTAAAAGGTTAGCAGATAGATGCAGATATGTCAAGCCTGGAAGGGACTGGATAACTGTTTCGCTGATTACAAACAATTCATTGTTGCTGACGTTTAGCCACCTGAGTGCCGATAGTTTGGCCTCTGCTAGAAAATCCAAAGACCTGAGTTTATTGTGGGAGAGGTCGAGGATTATCAGGTTTGATCATTTTGATCTTGGGAAGCAGTGCTGTTTTCACTTAGAAATGGGGGTATCCTGTTGTTCAATACACCTGAGTCAGACAGAATAAGACATAAAATTGAAGGTTTTAGTCTGATTACATTACAGTGTCCATCATTTTAGCACAGAATAAAATAACCTGAAATTTGGCGCAACCAGTGATGAAAAATTGGTGATTCTCTGAGATAAAATTAAAGGTGGTGATCAGTTTACACCTCAGAATCACTCTTAAATTGAGTGTCATACAGCCATATATCTAGTGATACAATTGCAAAATCGATCGTCGACCTGCAGCCTATGATTTCCTGATGCCacatgcacttatggacaccctTATGCTCAAACATGGTGTTTCTAATAGACAAACAGTTTCTCCTAATCATGCCCCTTCAGGTCTAAATGGCATTCCCCacatgagcattgaagtctcccagtaagATGACAGAGTCCCCAGGTGGAGCAACCTCTAGCACCACACacagggactccaagaaggaagggtactctgaactgtcaTTTGACGCATAAgagcagatgacagtcaggacctgttCCTTGACTTGAAGGTGTAGGGAACAAACCCTTTTGCCCACCGGGAAAAACTCTAATGTACAGGCATCAAGCAGAGGAGATACTAGGATACCCAGCCCACTGCCTCTCACACGTCTTCCGTAGAGAAAGAGTCTTGGGATGAGGGGGGTGACTCGTCCATCAgggtgaggtcactgaggcagttaaaaaactccttggtggcaggtCCCCTTGGATGAATGAGGTTTTCCCTGATTTCCCAAAGGCTCTGGATTATGTAGGGCTGATTAACACATCTCTTCAAAGCTGCGTGACAATCGGGGGGATACCTCTGGATCGGCAGACTGGGGTGATGGCACCCATCTTTAAGGAGGGGGAACAGAGCATGTACTCCAACTGTAAGGGGATCCCACTCCTCTGTCTCCCAGGggaagtctatgccagggtgctggaaaggagaatCTGACTGTTGGTTGAACCTCGGATACAAAAG
Proteins encoded:
- the LOC134623752 gene encoding toll-like receptor 13, with the translated sequence NLIILDLSHNKLRSLDFLAEAKLSALRWLNVSNNELFVISETVIQSLPGLTYLHLSANLLTCECSNYGLIQWIQSSKQTQVVNAHQYTCVFPVSQRGNKFLDFGFDSCRIDAALLCFLFSSSLVVLTLLASFIYHFLRSHLTYAYYLFLAFLYDIKRTKKGIRHSYGAFVSYNVHDEAWVCRELLSKLEGQQGWRLCLHHRDFEPGKPIVENITEAIYSSRNTTCVISQHYLQSEWCSKEIQMASFHLFDEHKDVLIMVFLEDIPAKQLSPYYQIRSLVKRSSYLSWPQAVQHTGVFWQKIQQALSREENPAEHTCLFTGHQRVIQ